A portion of the Oxynema aestuarii AP17 genome contains these proteins:
- a CDS encoding DUF2225 domain-containing protein, whose protein sequence is MNENFKKLLLKSAQGLLAIATSTSIALPAVARCPENTNNNPNPRDLVIPETQILKLGEAIADCLAGNEIHAYQIRLDSGMYFKVVVEQQGADVVLYLSDLKHQIIAVSDSPNHLEGKEPISGIVDEEGVYIIEIHPFDVVESDAEFNYTIALESYRQATDRDRALVEAERAFMKGNQLHLEADETSQREAIAQWEKALTVYREIEDYETVAFLLQLIGDRHDNLGEVNEAIERYQASLSIYQQLNRIEEQADLLSRLAWMYEQQENYSEVISSYQNALDLWQQVGDRSSEALSLRYLADTFRQLKDYERAIDRYETAIAIFQELGDSQQQAIALNNAALAYAASKDYRQAIAYYQQALEIERLSANLQGQSIILGNLGDAYRDSLEPEAALVAYNDGLEIAKNLDNRDWEALLLNRIGDIYHHVESGDLAVGNLEAKDRAIAFYTQALDLYRELGNRRSQALVLNNLGSAYSSSTQYERALEEFNQALAIYRELEDGKAEALSLYYIGNAYSHLDDSQTALDYFTEALPLSEAAGDFFTQALTLHGIGAVYSDLGSHEQALEYYERSLPIARTHNYSDIESLALHGIGKVYSDLGESEQALEYYHQSLAIGGSRQHQAATLSNIAAVYDALGDWEKALAVYEESLSLARETGDLSSEATILNNLGYIHNVYLKDFDRAIQYHQEALALYRQTGVDSGQAVALYNLASLELQRGQFQRGLTSIEEAIALIENRRATIASEDLRTTFFSSQQIYYELYIDVLMQLHQQQPEAGYDAQALAISEAARARSLIELLAEANTDIRQGVDPQLLDRERELQSQIDRTAQTQVELLSGEHTREQAAAIAAELDRLVQEYKDLQAQIRATSPRYADLTQPETLTLEQIQRDILDEETLLLEYALGTERSYLWVVSKTELKTYILPSRNEIEEAAREFRKAAIDPKIRHNEARVAGAALKLSEIILDPIAAELEGQRLLVVADGALQYVPFAALPIPGRAIDPPNWTPLLVEHEIVNLPSASTLSILRRDADDRPRPSKTIAAIADPVFASDDARLNPEAPIAGQESETLASADLAVLTRSANGVGISLPPSRLIYTRDEVKKILSLVPESESYQALDFEANRETVASDRLADYRIIHLATHGFLNSVNPELSGLILSLVNPEGEPENGFLRLHDVYNLQWPVEMVVLSACETGLGQDIRGEGIVGLTRGFMYAGAQRVVVSLWSVNDEGTSVLMGKFYQKMLADKLAPAAALRAAQLEMWNDEQWRSPFYWAAFVLQGEWQ, encoded by the coding sequence ATGAACGAAAATTTTAAGAAACTTCTACTTAAATCCGCTCAAGGATTACTCGCGATCGCCACATCTACCTCGATCGCCCTTCCTGCGGTAGCCCGTTGTCCTGAAAATACTAACAATAATCCTAATCCTCGCGATTTAGTCATCCCCGAAACTCAAATTCTTAAGCTGGGTGAAGCGATCGCCGATTGTCTTGCAGGGAATGAAATTCACGCCTATCAAATCCGTCTCGATTCGGGGATGTATTTTAAAGTTGTCGTCGAACAACAAGGCGCCGATGTTGTTCTTTACTTATCCGATCTGAAACATCAAATTATTGCCGTATCGGACAGTCCCAACCATCTTGAAGGGAAAGAACCGATCTCCGGAATTGTAGACGAAGAAGGGGTTTATATCATCGAAATTCATCCCTTCGATGTCGTCGAATCCGACGCCGAATTTAACTACACGATCGCCCTCGAAAGTTACCGACAAGCGACCGATCGCGATCGCGCGCTTGTCGAAGCAGAACGGGCGTTTATGAAAGGGAATCAACTGCATCTTGAAGCGGACGAAACCTCTCAGCGAGAAGCGATCGCGCAATGGGAGAAAGCGTTAACTGTTTATCGAGAGATTGAGGACTACGAAACCGTCGCTTTTTTATTGCAATTAATCGGCGATCGCCACGATAATTTAGGGGAAGTCAACGAAGCGATCGAGCGCTATCAAGCCTCTCTATCAATTTACCAACAACTCAATCGGATCGAAGAGCAAGCCGATTTACTCTCCCGTCTGGCTTGGATGTACGAACAGCAAGAAAACTATTCCGAAGTTATTTCAAGCTATCAAAATGCTCTAGATTTATGGCAACAAGTGGGCGATCGCTCGTCGGAAGCCTTGAGCTTACGCTATCTCGCCGATACGTTCAGGCAATTAAAAGATTATGAAAGAGCCATCGATCGTTACGAGACAGCGATCGCGATCTTTCAAGAACTGGGTGACTCCCAACAACAAGCGATCGCCCTAAATAATGCTGCTTTAGCTTATGCTGCATCGAAAGACTATCGCCAAGCAATTGCCTATTACCAACAAGCATTAGAGATCGAGCGTCTATCAGCAAATCTCCAGGGACAATCGATTATTTTGGGAAATTTAGGTGACGCTTACCGTGATAGTTTAGAACCAGAAGCGGCGCTCGTCGCGTATAATGACGGCTTAGAAATCGCTAAAAATTTGGACAATCGCGATTGGGAAGCTTTGTTACTCAATCGGATTGGTGATATTTATCACCATGTAGAATCAGGGGATTTAGCAGTAGGGAATTTAGAAGCAAAAGACCGCGCGATCGCCTTTTACACCCAAGCCTTAGACCTTTACCGAGAATTAGGCAATCGACGTTCGCAAGCGCTGGTTTTAAACAATCTCGGTTCCGCTTACTCGTCTTCTACTCAATACGAACGGGCACTCGAAGAGTTTAATCAAGCTTTAGCGATTTACCGCGAATTAGAAGACGGGAAAGCCGAAGCGCTCAGTTTATACTATATTGGAAATGCCTACTCTCATTTAGACGACTCACAAACCGCTCTGGACTATTTCACTGAAGCGCTTCCTCTCTCCGAAGCTGCAGGAGATTTTTTCACCCAAGCCCTGACTCTACACGGAATCGGCGCCGTTTATTCGGATTTGGGATCCCACGAACAGGCTCTAGAATACTACGAGCGATCGCTGCCGATCGCCCGTACCCACAACTATTCCGACATCGAATCGTTAGCCCTGCACGGGATCGGTAAAGTGTATTCGGATTTGGGAGAATCGGAACAAGCCCTCGAATATTACCATCAATCTTTGGCGATCGGTGGATCCCGTCAGCATCAAGCCGCAACGTTGAGTAATATCGCGGCGGTCTACGATGCGTTAGGCGATTGGGAGAAAGCGTTGGCGGTTTACGAAGAATCGCTATCGTTAGCCCGGGAGACGGGAGATCTCTCCAGCGAAGCCACGATCTTGAATAACCTTGGGTATATTCATAATGTTTACCTCAAAGACTTCGATCGCGCCATTCAGTACCACCAAGAAGCTTTAGCTCTTTACCGTCAAACTGGCGTCGATTCCGGTCAAGCGGTAGCACTGTATAATTTAGCTTCTTTAGAACTGCAACGGGGTCAATTCCAACGAGGGTTAACCTCGATTGAAGAGGCGATCGCCCTCATCGAAAATCGTCGCGCCACGATCGCCTCGGAGGATTTACGAACCACGTTCTTTTCCTCGCAGCAAATATATTATGAATTATATATCGACGTTTTGATGCAACTGCATCAACAGCAACCGGAGGCGGGATACGACGCCCAAGCCCTCGCCATCAGCGAAGCGGCCCGGGCGCGATCGTTGATCGAGTTGCTGGCGGAAGCGAACACGGACATCCGCCAGGGAGTAGACCCGCAATTGCTCGATCGCGAGCGAGAGTTGCAATCCCAGATCGATCGCACCGCGCAAACTCAAGTCGAATTACTTTCCGGGGAACATACCCGCGAACAAGCTGCGGCGATCGCCGCCGAACTCGATCGGCTGGTTCAAGAATACAAAGACCTACAAGCGCAAATCCGCGCGACCAGTCCGCGTTACGCCGACCTTACGCAACCGGAAACCCTGACCCTCGAACAAATCCAGCGCGACATCCTCGATGAGGAGACCTTGTTATTAGAATATGCCCTCGGTACCGAACGCAGCTATCTATGGGTTGTGAGCAAAACGGAATTAAAAACTTATATATTACCCTCTCGGAACGAGATTGAAGAGGCAGCACGGGAGTTCCGCAAAGCGGCGATCGATCCTAAAATTCGGCATAACGAGGCGCGGGTCGCGGGAGCTGCTTTAAAACTTAGTGAGATAATTCTCGACCCGATCGCCGCCGAACTGGAGGGACAACGCTTGCTCGTCGTCGCCGACGGAGCCTTGCAATACGTACCCTTTGCAGCATTGCCGATTCCGGGACGGGCGATCGATCCGCCGAACTGGACGCCGTTACTCGTGGAACACGAAATCGTCAATTTGCCCTCGGCATCTACCCTCTCGATTTTGCGCCGGGATGCGGACGATCGCCCCCGTCCGAGTAAGACGATCGCCGCGATCGCCGATCCGGTGTTTGCATCCGACGACGCGCGCTTAAACCCGGAAGCGCCGATCGCCGGACAGGAGAGCGAGACCCTAGCCAGCGCCGATCTCGCCGTGCTGACGCGATCGGCGAATGGGGTTGGCATCAGTCTCCCCCCGTCCCGTTTGATTTATACAAGAGACGAAGTTAAAAAGATACTTTCACTCGTACCGGAATCGGAAAGTTATCAGGCGTTGGATTTTGAAGCGAACCGGGAGACCGTCGCCAGCGATCGCCTCGCCGACTATCGCATCATTCATCTAGCCACTCACGGCTTCCTCAATAGCGTCAATCCCGAATTATCCGGGCTGATCCTGTCTCTGGTCAATCCCGAGGGAGAACCGGAGAATGGTTTTTTACGCTTGCACGATGTCTACAATCTACAATGGCCTGTAGAAATGGTGGTGTTGAGCGCTTGTGAGACGGGATTGGGCCAAGATATTCGCGGGGAAGGAATCGTCGGTTTGACCCGAGGGTTTATGTATGCCGGGGCGCAGCGCGTTGTCGTCTCGTTGTGGAGTGTCAACGACGAAGGCACCTCCGTTTTAATGGGGAAATTCTATCAAAAAATGCTCGCGGACAAGCTCGCTCCGGCAGCAGCATTACGGGCCGCTCAATTGGAAATGTGGAATGACGAACAATGGCGATCGCCCTTTTACTGGGCCGCGTTTGTCTTGCAAGGAGAATGGCAGTGA
- a CDS encoding IS607 family transposase has translation MVAKRSSNGLSTSGTIIITEEGKKKTERMACIYARVSSAENKDHLERQAERLKDYAIARGYQIYKVVKEIGSGLNDNRPKLAKVLTDSHYDILIVEHKDRLARLGTNYLEIRLKERGKTVEIVNHSEDRQDELVEDLIAIITSFCSRLYG, from the coding sequence ATGGTGGCAAAAAGGTCATCTAACGGGCTATCAACTTCGGGAACAATTATCATTACCGAAGAAGGGAAGAAGAAAACCGAGAGAATGGCCTGTATTTATGCCAGAGTCTCTAGTGCAGAAAATAAAGATCACCTTGAGCGACAAGCGGAACGCTTAAAAGATTATGCTATTGCCAGAGGCTATCAAATTTATAAAGTCGTCAAAGAAATTGGCAGTGGTTTAAATGATAATCGTCCAAAATTGGCTAAGGTTTTAACCGATTCCCATTACGATATATTGATAGTGGAGCATAAAGACCGTTTGGCGAGGTTGGGGACAAATTACCTTGAGATTCGGTTAAAAGAGAGGGGAAAAACCGTTGAGATTGTCAATCATAGCGAGGATCGACAAGATGAATTGGTGGAAGATTTAATTGCTATCATTACTTCATTCTGTTCTCGTCTTTATGGATGA
- a CDS encoding RNA-guided endonuclease InsQ/TnpB family protein, with protein sequence MKTLETENRKNYGRIKGTLVKLVERHIIKKGHRFWDEIDELSWHSKNLYNAANYLIRQNFIYGHGYLNYNRMDKLMQKTEQYRALPAKVSQQVLRGLDKNWQSFFAANQAYKVNKEKFLVNPKIPKYKNTQKGRQLLVYVKQALSKVALKKGKIKCSKTQIELETSVAEKVVEVRIVPRCDCYIIEVIYEEVEPTLKSNEWVASVDLGVDVLMAVTSNQPDFVPLLINGRPLKSLNQFYNKRKAFLQSQLKGNRPTSKRIQRLTRCRNQKVENYLHRASRYLVNLLVNRNITTLVIGKNEGWKQNAKMGKVNNQKFVGIPFNRLIEMLTYKCQLLGIKVAIAEESYTSQSNFFNLDPLPVYGETVKVPKFTGKRIKRGLYRTDTGLLCQADILGSYNILRKAFPNAFMGYGIERCVVHPRRINLWKPK encoded by the coding sequence ATGAAGACGCTCGAAACGGAAAACCGAAAAAATTATGGCCGAATTAAAGGAACGCTAGTGAAATTAGTCGAAAGACATATAATCAAAAAAGGTCATAGGTTTTGGGATGAGATCGATGAGTTATCATGGCATTCCAAAAATCTCTACAATGCGGCTAATTATCTAATCCGTCAAAACTTTATTTATGGTCATGGTTACTTGAACTATAACCGGATGGATAAATTAATGCAGAAGACGGAGCAATATCGCGCTTTACCAGCTAAAGTCTCTCAACAGGTGTTACGAGGATTAGACAAAAACTGGCAATCCTTTTTTGCCGCCAATCAAGCCTACAAAGTCAACAAGGAGAAGTTTTTAGTCAACCCGAAAATTCCCAAATATAAAAACACTCAGAAAGGTCGTCAATTATTGGTGTACGTGAAACAGGCTCTAAGTAAAGTGGCTTTAAAAAAAGGTAAAATCAAATGCTCAAAAACCCAAATAGAGTTGGAGACTTCTGTAGCCGAAAAAGTAGTGGAGGTGAGAATCGTTCCTCGATGCGATTGTTATATCATTGAGGTCATTTATGAAGAAGTAGAACCAACATTAAAATCCAATGAATGGGTCGCTAGTGTGGATTTAGGTGTAGATGTTTTAATGGCTGTAACTTCTAATCAACCGGACTTTGTTCCTCTGTTGATAAATGGCAGACCCTTAAAAAGCCTGAATCAATTCTACAATAAACGAAAAGCCTTTCTCCAATCCCAATTAAAAGGAAATCGACCCACCTCTAAAAGAATCCAGCGTCTGACTCGATGCCGAAATCAAAAAGTGGAGAACTATCTCCATCGAGCCAGCCGTTATCTGGTCAATCTACTCGTTAACCGAAATATCACCACCTTAGTGATTGGCAAAAATGAAGGTTGGAAACAAAATGCCAAGATGGGGAAAGTGAACAACCAAAAATTTGTGGGGATTCCTTTCAACCGTCTGATTGAAATGTTGACTTATAAATGTCAATTACTAGGGATTAAAGTGGCGATCGCTGAAGAGAGTTATACGAGTCAGTCGAACTTTTTCAACTTAGATCCGCTTCCGGTTTATGGAGAAACGGTAAAAGTTCCTAAGTTTACGGGAAAAAGAATTAAAAGAGGTCTTTACCGGACTGATACAGGATTATTGTGTCAAGCGGATATCTTAGGCTCCTATAATATCTTAAGAAAAGCATTCCCAAATGCCTTTATGGGCTATGGGATAGAGAGGTGCGTAGTTCACCCAAGGAGAATTAATCTCTGGAAGCCAAAATGA
- the argZ gene encoding bifunctional arginine dihydrolase/ornithine cyclodeaminase, producing MNSDIRILMCSPKHYDVDYVINPWMEGNIHKSSRDRAVEQWQNLYSILKEQAIVDLVDPQPGWPDMVFTANAGLVLGSSVVLSRFFHPERQGEEPHFKEWFERQGYNVYELPKDLPFEGAGDALLDREGRWLWAGYGFRSELDSHSYLAKWLDIEVVSLQLVDERFYHLDTCFCPLSNGYLLYYPPAFDFYSNRIIEMRVPEHKRIVVGEADAINFACNAVNVERTIVMNKVSNDLKDRLAQVGFEVIQTQLSEFIKAGGAAKCLTLRTTEPMDVAIHANSPVESRTVRLEGHLLDSGAINRALDLIVEGGGSFQVLNFQLGEQRQSTSTAEIKVSAPSHGILEEILSQLIPLGAVDLPEAERNAELLPVEQAGVAPDDFYVSTIYPTEVRIDGRWVKVQNQRMDGAIAVTRSPSGPVARCKLLRDLEVGEEVVVDVVGIRTIRKTAQRDRDKHEFSFMSGNVSSERRVELVVEQVAWELRQIRDRGGKVVVTAGPVVIHTGGGDHLAQLIREGYVQALLGGNAIAVHDIEQALMGTSLGVDMKRGVAVRGGHRHHLKTINTIRRCGNITKAVEQGVLTRGVFYECVKNKVPFALAASIRDDGPLPDTETDIIKAQEQYAELLEGADTILMLSTMLHAIGVGNMTPAGVKMVCVDINPAVVTKLSDRGSVESVGVVTDVGLFLSLLVKQLEAFTAPYRAVKTA from the coding sequence ATGAACTCCGATATCCGTATTTTAATGTGTTCTCCAAAACACTACGACGTGGATTATGTGATTAATCCCTGGATGGAGGGGAACATTCACAAATCCTCGCGCGATCGCGCCGTCGAACAGTGGCAGAACCTGTATTCGATCCTCAAAGAGCAAGCGATCGTCGATTTAGTCGATCCTCAACCGGGCTGGCCCGATATGGTCTTTACCGCCAATGCGGGCTTAGTCTTGGGCAGTTCCGTCGTCCTCAGCCGCTTTTTCCACCCCGAACGGCAAGGAGAAGAACCCCACTTCAAAGAATGGTTCGAACGACAAGGATATAACGTTTACGAACTTCCCAAAGACTTGCCCTTTGAAGGGGCGGGCGACGCCTTGCTCGATCGCGAAGGACGCTGGTTGTGGGCGGGTTACGGGTTCCGTTCCGAACTCGATTCCCATTCCTATTTAGCCAAATGGCTCGATATCGAAGTCGTTTCCTTGCAACTGGTAGACGAGCGCTTCTATCACCTCGATACCTGTTTTTGTCCGTTAAGCAACGGCTACTTACTGTATTATCCTCCCGCTTTCGATTTTTACTCGAATCGGATTATCGAAATGCGGGTTCCCGAACACAAGCGCATTGTCGTCGGCGAGGCAGACGCGATTAATTTTGCCTGCAATGCGGTCAACGTCGAGCGGACGATCGTTATGAATAAAGTCAGTAACGACCTCAAAGATCGTCTCGCACAAGTCGGTTTTGAAGTCATCCAAACCCAACTGAGCGAATTTATTAAAGCCGGAGGGGCCGCGAAATGTTTAACCCTCCGCACTACGGAACCGATGGACGTGGCGATCCACGCCAACAGCCCCGTGGAAAGCCGAACCGTGCGCCTGGAAGGGCACTTACTCGACTCCGGAGCGATCAATCGGGCGTTAGATTTAATTGTCGAAGGGGGGGGCAGTTTCCAAGTTCTCAACTTCCAACTCGGGGAACAGCGACAAAGTACGTCTACGGCGGAAATTAAAGTGTCGGCCCCTTCTCACGGCATTTTAGAAGAGATTTTGTCTCAGTTAATTCCCTTGGGAGCGGTAGACTTACCCGAAGCGGAACGCAATGCTGAATTGCTCCCGGTGGAACAGGCGGGAGTGGCACCGGATGACTTCTACGTGAGTACGATTTACCCCACCGAGGTGCGGATTGACGGTCGCTGGGTGAAGGTGCAAAATCAGCGTATGGACGGCGCGATCGCCGTGACCCGATCGCCCTCCGGTCCGGTGGCGCGCTGCAAACTGTTGCGCGATCTCGAAGTCGGGGAAGAAGTCGTCGTCGATGTCGTCGGGATCCGCACGATCCGCAAAACGGCCCAGCGCGATCGCGACAAACACGAATTTAGTTTTATGTCCGGCAATGTTTCCAGCGAACGGCGGGTCGAACTCGTCGTCGAACAAGTCGCCTGGGAGTTGCGGCAAATTCGCGATCGCGGCGGTAAAGTCGTCGTCACCGCCGGGCCGGTCGTCATCCATACCGGAGGCGGCGACCACTTGGCCCAATTAATCCGCGAAGGTTACGTTCAAGCGCTCCTCGGCGGGAACGCGATCGCCGTTCACGATATCGAACAAGCCTTGATGGGAACTTCCCTCGGCGTCGATATGAAACGAGGGGTCGCCGTTCGCGGCGGACACCGCCACCACCTCAAAACGATCAACACGATCCGTCGCTGTGGCAATATCACCAAAGCCGTGGAACAAGGGGTTCTCACCCGGGGCGTATTTTACGAATGCGTTAAGAACAAGGTGCCATTTGCTCTGGCGGCGTCCATTCGCGATGACGGTCCGCTCCCGGATACGGAAACCGATATCATCAAAGCTCAGGAACAATACGCCGAGTTGTTGGAAGGGGCCGATACGATCCTGATGCTTTCGACGATGTTGCACGCGATCGGGGTGGGGAATATGACCCCCGCCGGGGTGAAAATGGTCTGCGTCGATATCAACCCCGCCGTGGTTACCAAACTCAGCGATCGCGGTTCGGTGGAATCCGTCGGCGTGGTGACCGATGTCGGCTTGTTCTTGAGTTTGTTAGTCAAGCAGTTGGAGGCGTTTACCGCTCCTTATCGCGCGGTGAAAACGGCTTAA
- a CDS encoding serine/threonine phosphatase: MLVCPHCQFENPNTNNFCQNCGNSLTHKNCPQCGARVPLGELHCHECKALTGQIWRAIVLRESGVEVEDLASPGTNLEEDAATVSEPMPQLDESPIELPDVLETQPPAIEAETVEEETPLEGATESLDAEIPEEGAAVELAPEEETERVEGEEAEEEAEEAIAPNRSEEEPQASRTPEIVTSETEIGAYLDAQRRYRLLEPMPLSEQVKSEIEVKVLDCQPLQQSPLIALNAQPLEQFGRESFERSLNLGNPGWTLAIPELAKAHLALHSEFYPLLSGIHDAWQQDDRAVLLLEDRSHLPQAIDRPQKDTEDPLQILHWLQEMSQLWAALEPWNCCQTLLERSNLRVDAEDELLCLQRLYADDPLDPPTLPELGRVWQTVFIGDRQPPQEESGARIWEALTEAIDRLEAGEIETIAELQITLDAIGDRRPAFSYPFSESEVDFDNDDDADVTMVMPMRLVSLEAAGATDIGRQRTHNEDDFGLETQHSRKQSSRSRSVGYRGTYILCDGMGGHAGGEIASALAVETLQDYFKRHWRLSLPNATTIRDGVLTANQAIYQRNQLEDRDGSARMGTTLVMVLVQEAQAAIAHVGDSRLYRFTHDEGLEQLTLDHEVGQREIQRGIDPETAYSRPDAYQLTQALGPRNEDFVRPDVAFLDLSEDTLFILASDGLTDNDLLETHTETHVAPLLDRDANLDRGVRSLIDLANTYNGHDNITAIVVRALVESD; this comes from the coding sequence ATGCTAGTCTGTCCCCACTGTCAGTTTGAAAACCCCAACACCAATAACTTTTGTCAAAATTGCGGGAACTCTCTGACCCACAAAAATTGTCCGCAGTGCGGGGCGCGAGTGCCGCTTGGCGAGCTGCACTGTCACGAGTGTAAGGCGCTGACGGGTCAAATCTGGCGGGCGATCGTCTTGCGCGAGTCCGGCGTTGAAGTCGAAGATCTGGCCTCTCCAGGGACGAACTTGGAGGAAGACGCCGCCACCGTTAGCGAACCCATGCCCCAGCTTGACGAGTCCCCCATCGAACTCCCGGATGTCTTGGAAACGCAACCGCCCGCAATCGAGGCGGAAACTGTAGAGGAGGAAACGCCCCTAGAGGGAGCGACGGAGTCCCTGGATGCCGAGATTCCCGAGGAGGGCGCGGCGGTCGAGCTCGCGCCAGAAGAGGAAACGGAACGGGTCGAGGGGGAAGAAGCAGAGGAGGAAGCAGAGGAGGCGATCGCCCCGAACCGCTCCGAGGAGGAACCGCAAGCCTCCCGAACTCCCGAAATCGTAACGAGCGAGACGGAAATCGGAGCTTATCTCGATGCCCAACGACGCTATCGGTTACTCGAACCGATGCCGTTGTCAGAACAGGTCAAAAGCGAGATCGAGGTCAAAGTGTTAGATTGTCAGCCCTTGCAACAATCCCCGTTAATCGCCTTAAATGCCCAACCCCTCGAACAATTTGGCCGGGAGAGCTTCGAGCGATCGCTCAATCTCGGCAATCCGGGCTGGACGTTGGCGATTCCGGAATTAGCCAAAGCCCATTTAGCCTTGCACTCGGAATTTTACCCGCTTCTAAGCGGCATTCACGATGCGTGGCAGCAGGACGATCGCGCGGTGTTGCTCCTCGAAGACCGCTCCCACCTGCCCCAGGCGATCGATCGCCCGCAAAAGGACACAGAAGATCCGTTGCAAATCCTGCACTGGCTCCAGGAAATGAGCCAATTGTGGGCGGCGTTAGAACCATGGAACTGCTGTCAAACCCTGCTCGAACGATCGAATTTGCGCGTCGATGCAGAAGACGAACTGTTGTGTCTGCAACGGCTTTACGCGGACGATCCCCTCGATCCTCCCACTTTGCCCGAGTTAGGGCGAGTGTGGCAAACGGTCTTTATCGGCGATCGCCAACCGCCCCAAGAGGAAAGTGGCGCCCGGATTTGGGAAGCGCTGACGGAGGCGATCGATCGCCTGGAAGCGGGAGAAATCGAAACGATCGCCGAATTGCAAATCACCCTCGACGCGATCGGCGATCGTCGTCCCGCGTTCTCCTATCCTTTCAGCGAGTCAGAGGTTGACTTCGACAATGACGACGATGCGGACGTGACCATGGTCATGCCGATGCGCTTGGTTTCGCTGGAAGCTGCCGGAGCCACGGATATCGGACGGCAGCGCACCCACAACGAGGACGATTTCGGTCTCGAAACCCAACACAGCCGCAAGCAGAGTTCGCGATCGCGATCGGTCGGCTATCGCGGTACTTACATTCTCTGCGACGGGATGGGCGGTCATGCCGGGGGCGAAATTGCCAGCGCCCTCGCCGTAGAAACCTTGCAAGACTATTTCAAACGTCACTGGCGTCTGTCCCTCCCCAATGCGACCACGATCCGCGATGGCGTACTGACGGCCAATCAGGCGATCTACCAGCGCAACCAACTCGAAGACCGCGACGGCAGCGCCCGCATGGGAACCACTTTGGTGATGGTATTGGTGCAAGAAGCCCAAGCGGCGATCGCCCACGTCGGCGACAGTCGCCTCTATCGCTTTACCCACGACGAAGGACTCGAACAGCTTACGTTAGATCACGAAGTCGGCCAGCGCGAAATTCAACGGGGGATCGATCCCGAAACCGCCTACTCTCGTCCCGATGCTTACCAGCTCACCCAAGCCCTCGGCCCGCGCAATGAAGATTTTGTCAGACCGGACGTGGCTTTTCTCGACTTGAGCGAAGATACTTTATTTATTCTCGCCTCCGACGGACTCACCGATAACGATCTGTTGGAAACTCACACGGAAACTCACGTGGCCCCCCTCCTCGATCGCGACGCCAATCTCGATCGCGGCGTCCGCAGCCTGATCGATTTGGCCAATACTTACAACGGTCACGACAATATCACCGCGATCGTCGTTCGGGCTTTAGTCGAATCGGACTGA